The Bacteroidota bacterium sequence GCCTTGCCGCTGAAACCGGATTTCCGATGGCAGTCATGACCCTGAACGATCCACGGAAATACAATGATCCCGTCCGCGAATTGGACCTTTCGCCGGGGTTGGTACATGTTTACTGGGATGTGATCGAGGATACCGGCAGCCAATCGGTGGAGCAACTCCGTGAAAAAACACGCGGAATCATGCTCTCGCATTTGCAGGATTTAGGAGGAAAATAGGAGCCTTCGAAGCGGCCTACTTCTGCCGGAAGAACACATTCAACGGCACACCCTTGAATCCAAAGTTGTCCCGAATCTGATTTTCCAGGTAACGCTTGTAGTTTTCCTGAATCAATTTGGGGTGGTTGCAGAAGAACAAAAACGTCGGAATCGGTGCCGGAATCTGCGTGACGTATTTGATGCGGATGATTTTGCCGCGCACGGCTGCAGGCTTGTGATTGTTCCAAGCCAATTGCATGACCTCGTTCAATTCGGCAGTGCCCACCTTCTTTTGCTTCTCGTGGTACACCTCGACGGCGATCTCCAATGCTCGAAGGATGCGTTGCTTTTCCAGCGCCGAACCAAAGACGACCGGCACGTTGGACAGCGGCGCAATACGCTCCTGAATCAAGGCTTCGAAGTCACGTGCCGTATTGGTTTCCTTTTCGACGAGGTCCCATTTGTTCACGAAAATCACGACGCCCTTGCTGTTTTCGGTGATGTCACCGAGGATGTGCAGGTCTTGCGCTTCTATGCCGAGGGTGGCATCGATGAGCAAAATGGCGACGTCACATTCCTCGATGGCCTTGATGCTGCGAAGGGTCGAATAAAATTCGATGTTTTCATGGACACGCGCCTTGCGCCGCAGACCGGCGGTATCGATCATGTACAAGTCCAGGCCAAAGGCCGTGTACCGTGTGTAAATCGAGTCGCGGGTGGTCCCGCTGATCGGCGTCACGATATTCTGCTCCTTGCCCAAAAGTGCATTCACCAAGGACGATTTTCCCACGTTTGGGCGACCTACGAATGCGAATTTTGGAACGTCGGCGACGGTGGGCTCAGGCTTGTCTTGTGGCAATGCATTCACAATGCTGTCCATCAAGTCCCCGGTACCTGCACCGT is a genomic window containing:
- the der gene encoding ribosome biogenesis GTPase Der translates to MSGIVAIIGRPNVGKSTLFNRMIAAREAIVDDQSGVTRDRHYGISEWNGVKFTVIDTGGYVPLSDDLFEKAIREQVHIAMEEADILLFVVDALVGVVTLDMEFGNIVRRSKKPVFLVANKADNFERSDLVYEFYELALGEVFSVSALNGAGTGDLMDSIVNALPQDKPEPTVADVPKFAFVGRPNVGKSSLVNALLGKEQNIVTPISGTTRDSIYTRYTAFGLDLYMIDTAGLRRKARVHENIEFYSTLRSIKAIEECDVAILLIDATLGIEAQDLHILGDITENSKGVVIFVNKWDLVEKETNTARDFEALIQERIAPLSNVPVVFGSALEKQRILRALEIAVEVYHEKQKKVGTAELNEVMQLAWNNHKPAAVRGKIIRIKYVTQIPAPIPTFLFFCNHPKLIQENYKRYLENQIRDNFGFKGVPLNVFFRQK